A region of the Nocardia nova SH22a genome:
CTGAGCGCACCTCCCGATTCGGTACTGGGGAGACCTACGGTTCGGCAGTGACGGAGAATGGGCCGATGTTCGTAGTGGTACTCACCTACACCGCCGATCTGGAAATCATCGACTCGCTGATACCCGAGCACACGGCATGGCTGGACGCGAACTACGCCGCCGGAGTCTTTCTCGCATCGGGGCGCCGCGTGCCCCGCACCGGCGGAGTGATCGTGGTCGATATCGAGACGCGCGCCCAGCTGGACGAGATCTTGCGGCAGGATCCGTTCGGCCTGGCAGGCGCGGCCACCTATGAAGTGATCGAGTTCGTACCGACCAAGACGGCTCCCGCGCTGGCGTACCTCACCGCCTAACCCAGGTAGTCGGCGGCGATGCGAGCGCCCAACTCCTCCAGCAGAGATACGGCGCCCGCGATGGATCGCTCCGGGTCGGGTTCGAGTTCGGCCAAGGCGTAGCAGCGGTCGAATCCGGCCGCGCGCAAGTCTTCCGGCGCCAGCTCACAGCGTCCCGCCACGGCGACCACCGTCGCACCGCCGTCCCGAGCCGCCGCGGCGACTCCGGCGGGCGCCTTACCCCGCAGAGTCTGTTCGTCGAGGGCGCCCTCACCGGTGACCACCAGATCCGCGCCCCGGATGCGGCCGGGGAAGTCGATCAGTTCGAGAATGGCCTCGATACCCGAGCGCGGCCGGGCGCCGAGCACCGCCATGGCCCCGAATCCGGTTCCGCCCGCCGCACCCGCGCCCGGATGTTCGGCCCAGTCGGTCGCGCGGGCGGCAGGACGGGCCGCGCCACTGGATTCGACCAGCTCGGCCCAATTCGTGAGGGCCGCTTCCAGTTCCACGCACTGCTGCCGATCGGACCCCTTCTGCGGCCCGAAGACGGCCACCGCGCCGTGCGCGCCGAGCAGCGGATTGTCCACATCGCTGGCGAGCACGAAGGTCGTCTCGGCGATCGCGGGATGCAGTCCGGACGAGTCGATCCGCCGGGCGGCCGCCAATGCCGCCGCGCCCCTGGCCGATTCGTCACCACCCGCGTCGATGATCCGCAGGCCCAGCGCCTGCAACATTCCGGCGCCGCCGTCCGAGGAGGCGCTGCCGCCGACCGCGAGCACGATCTCACGCAGCCCCCGGTCCAGTGCGTGGCGGATCAGCAGACCCAGCCCGTAGGTTCCGCTGTGCATCGGATCGGGTTGCCCGCCCGGCAGTTTCACCAGACCCACCACCTCGGCCAATTCGATGACAGCGGTCCCGTCCCGCACTGCGTAACTCGCCGTGGACGGTTCACCGGTGGGCCCGACCGCCTCGGCCCGCACCCGCTCCCAGCCCGCCGCCACGAAGACGTCGACGGTGCCGTCCCCGCCGTCGGCGACCGGCAGTTCCAGCACCTCGGCATCCGGCGCCGAGCGGGCGATCCCGGCCGCCAGCGCCGCGGCCACCTCGGGCGCGGTCAGCGAACCTTTGAACTTGTCCGGCGCCAGCACCACTCGCCTCGGCGTCATCGCGACCCCATCTCGTCGTCGGCCACCCACTGTATGACCCGTGGTTCAGGGCATCGGCGCCTGATCCACCTGATCGATGTCCACCGCACCGGTGCGCAGGTAGGTCAGCACCGCGTCGTCGAGTGGCGTGTTGCCTCGACCGAAGGCGCCGTGATCACCACCGGCGACGGTGATCAGATGACCGTGCAGCGCCGAGGCCATCGCGGGCCCGCCGGGGTAGGGGGTCATCGCGTCGTGACGGCTCTGCAGGATCAGCGGGGCGGTCACGAGCCCGTGATCGGCCACCGGCACCGGTGTGGCCACGGGATCCCAATCGGCACAGGCCAATCCGCTGCGGACCAGATCGGCGCGGGCGTCGAGCGCATTACCGCCGGAGGCGACGATGGCGGCCGCCGATCCGATGGCGTCCATCCGGGCCGGTACCGCGTTCTCGTTGCAGGTGACCGCGGCGAATACCGCCTGCCCGGTCGGATCGGTGGTCGTCGCCCCCGCGATGGCCCGCAGCCGCCGCAGATCCGACGGCTGCGCGTTCGCCTCGGCCATGGCCTGCGCCAGACTCGGCCAGAAACCACGGGTGTAGGAGGCCACCGTGGTCGCCGATACCAGCGGCACCTGGGCCGACGTGCCTCCGGATGTCAAGGTGCGCACCAGGTTCTGCGCCTGGAAGACCTGTTCGGATCCGGCGTTGAGGCCCGCGGCCGCCACCGCCGCCAGCGGTGGCGGCAGTTCCCGGGGCAGATCCGCGGCCGAGACCGGCGGCGGT
Encoded here:
- a CDS encoding YciI family protein, with translation MFVVVLTYTADLEIIDSLIPEHTAWLDANYAAGVFLASGRRVPRTGGVIVVDIETRAQLDEILRQDPFGLAGAATYEVIEFVPTKTAPALAYLTA
- a CDS encoding glycerate kinase; this encodes MTPRRVVLAPDKFKGSLTAPEVAAALAAGIARSAPDAEVLELPVADGGDGTVDVFVAAGWERVRAEAVGPTGEPSTASYAVRDGTAVIELAEVVGLVKLPGGQPDPMHSGTYGLGLLIRHALDRGLREIVLAVGGSASSDGGAGMLQALGLRIIDAGGDESARGAAALAAARRIDSSGLHPAIAETTFVLASDVDNPLLGAHGAVAVFGPQKGSDRQQCVELEAALTNWAELVESSGAARPAARATDWAEHPGAGAAGGTGFGAMAVLGARPRSGIEAILELIDFPGRIRGADLVVTGEGALDEQTLRGKAPAGVAAAARDGGATVVAVAGRCELAPEDLRAAGFDRCYALAELEPDPERSIAGAVSLLEELGARIAADYLG